The genome window GGTGGTCGAGCCGGTGACGAGGGCGGTCTTGCCCGACAGGTCGATCTTCATGGGTAGGCTCCGTGCTGCGGGAAAGGCCGCCGGGGTCGTCAGACCAGGGCGCTGCCGCCATGAATATAGGCCGTGCTGCCGGTGGCGTAAGGGTTGGTGATGAAGGCCAGGATCTGGGTGGCGATGTGCTCCGGCTGGCCGACCAGTCCGACGGGCAGGGTGGCCGCCGCGCGGTCATACATCGCCTGGCGGGCATCGGCGGCCATGCGGTCGTAGAGCGGCGTCGCCACCAGGCCGGGCGAGACGGTATTGACCCGCACCGGCGCCAGCTCCAGCGCCAGGCCCTGGGCCAGCGCCTCCAGCCCGGCATTGATCGCGCCCTGGACCGCGGCGCCCTTGCGCGGCCGGATCGCCAGCACGCCGGTGACGAAGGTCAGCGACCCGCCGTCGCGGATCGGCGCGGCGCGGGCGACGCGGTAGGCGCCCCAGAATTTCGAGTTCATCGAGGCGAAGGCGTCGGCCAGCGGCAGCTCGCGCACCGCCGCCACCTTGGTCTGGGCCGCCGTGACCACGACATGGTCGTAGACGGTGCCGTCGGCGAAGAAGGCCTCGACCGCGGCATCCGACGTGGTGTCGAGCACCCGGCCTTCGGCGTCGGTGCCGATCGTCGCCACCGCCGCGTCGATCTTCTCCTGCGACCGCGAGGCCACCGTCACCGCCGCGCCCAGGCCGGCGGCCGCCTGCGCCGTCGCGAGGCCGAGCCCCGAGCTGCCGCCCACCACCAGCACCCGCTGGCCCGAAAGATCGCCCATCGTCTCGCTCCTTCCATCTCCGCCGGCCCTTCCGGCCGGCCGCCGCGAAGATCTGGATCTTCCATGTTCCGGAAATAATACTCGGCTCGGGAAAACCACTCTTTCCGGATCGTTGAGAATGGGACCGATCGAGAACCTGGCCGATATCGCCGTCTTCGCCCGCATCGCCGCCGCGGGCAGCCTGTCGGCGGCCGCGCGGGATCTCGGCCTGTCGCTGGCGGTGGTGTCGAAGCGGCTGGCGCGGCTGGAGGCGGCGCTCGGCGCCCGGCTGGTGCAGCGCACCACCCGGCGGCTGAGCCTGACCGAGGAGGGCGCGGCCTTCCACGAGCGGGCGCTGCGCATCCTGGCGGAGCTGGAGGCGGCGCAGGAGGCGGTGGGCGGCGACGGCCGGCCCCGCGGCCTGCTGCGGGTGACCACCACGGCCGCCTTCGCCCGCCGCTGGATCGCCCCGATCCTGGCCCGCTTCCAGGCAGGCTGCCCGGAGGTGCGGGTGCAGGTCACCACCACCGACGCGGTGCTGGACCTGGTGCAGAACGGCATCGATCTCGCCATCCGCCAGGCCGTGCTGCCCGACAGCGCCCTGATGGTGCGGGAGCTGGCGCCGAACTGGCGGGTGGCCTGCGCCGCGCCGGACTATTTGGCCCGGCACGGCCGGCCGCAGACGCCGGCGGAGCTGGCCCGCCCTCCCTGCATCGTCTAGGGCGCCCCGCCGATGACGGCCTGGAGCTTCGTGCGGCCGGGCGAGCCGCCGGTCGAGGTCGCGGTCTCCGGCGCGATCACGAGCAATGACGGCGAGGTGGCGCATGAGGCCGCGCTGGCCGGCGCCGGCATCGTGCTCAAGTCGATCTGGTACGTGGCCGGGGACCTGGCCGCCGGCCGGCTGGTCCGGGTGCTGGCCGACCATGCATCGCCGGCATCCCCGCTCCAGGCCGTGTTCCCTTCGGCCCGTCACTTGGCGCCCAAGACCCGCGCCTTCCTGGACGTGCTGGGCGCCGAGCTGCGCGTTGCCGCCCGGCGCCTCGGCCGGCCATGACTCGATGCCTTGCCAGGGTGCGCCGGGGCTGCTCAACTCGGGCAACCCGGCCGACCCGCGGCCGCGCCCCCGAGACGATGGATCCTGATGACCGAGCCCATTCCCGTCTTCGACGGCCACAACGACGTCCTGCTGCGTCTCCTGAAGTCCCACGCGGCCTCGGCCGAGACCGCCTTCATCGAGGGCACGGCGACCGGCCATCTCGACCTGCCGCGGGCGCGCCAGGGCGGCTTCGTCGGCGGCATGTTCGCGATCTTCCCGCCGTCGCCGCACTCC of Inquilinus sp. Marseille-Q2685 contains these proteins:
- a CDS encoding SDR family oxidoreductase, encoding MGDLSGQRVLVVGGSSGLGLATAQAAAGLGAAVTVASRSQEKIDAAVATIGTDAEGRVLDTTSDAAVEAFFADGTVYDHVVVTAAQTKVAAVRELPLADAFASMNSKFWGAYRVARAAPIRDGGSLTFVTGVLAIRPRKGAAVQGAINAGLEALAQGLALELAPVRVNTVSPGLVATPLYDRMAADARQAMYDRAAATLPVGLVGQPEHIATQILAFITNPYATGSTAYIHGGSALV